Sequence from the Alkalibaculum bacchi genome:
TAGATTGATATCAAAATCAGGTAAAAAAGAAGCTCATAATATCTTGATCATATGCAAAATAAAATAATTGAGATAAACTAGGCGACAAAATAGTCGCCATTATATATACAATCATTCATTGCTCGCTCTTGAAATATAAGTAATCATGTTATCTTACCACGCTGATTAGTAAGAAAATTCATAACTTCATCAAATGAACATATAGAATTTTGTGCGCCAATTGTAAGCGATGCAAGAGCGCCACAGGCATTTCCTAATTCCATGCATTTTTGGATAGGCCATTTGTTAGCTATACCATAAGCAAAACCACCATTGAAGGAATCTCCAGCAGCTGTTGTATCAACAGGTGTTATTTTAAATGCATCAAGGTAGATTTCTTCTTTACCATTATAAAAGTAGGAACCTTTTTCTCCCATTGTAATACAGACATTCTTAACTCCTCGCTCTAGAAACCACTCAGCATTTTTACGTGCCCAATCATCTAATTTCATGTTTGAACGCAACAGGCCTGTATAAGTTTCACTTTCCGTTTCATTAGGTGTAATATAATCTACTAGTTTGAATACAATTTTATCAAGTGGCAGAGCTGGCGCAGGATTAAGGACAGTAGTGGCGCCTGCAGCTCTTGCTTTTTTAAGACCATAGTAAACCATGTCAGAATTAATTTCATTTTGGGTGATAAAAACTTCAGCAGTAGCGATATCCTTAAGTGCTGCATCTACTATATCCTGAGTAATGGTTTTGTTTGATCCTGGAGCATAAACAAGTTTATTATCACCACTGGAGTCAATGAAAATTGAAGCACAACCAGTACGGTGTGTAGATGAGATGTATAAATAACGTATATCTACTCCTTTGCTTGATATTCCGTTGCGAACTGCAATTCCTTGTTGGTCTGACCCAGTGCTTCCAATAAAAAAGGTTTGAGCACCTAACATTGCTGATTGTACAGCTTGATTAGAACCTTTGCCACCAACATACATATCTATACTAGTGCCTTCTACTGTTTCGCCAATATTTGGTAGTCTTGTTGATTTGGCAACGATATCATAATTAATGCTCCCTAATACTATTATTTTAGTACTCATAATATCCTCCTTATGTATTTTTATTGATATAAATGAATATTAATATATTGGTTTTCTTGTGTTTTAGTTGGAAATCTTGTGGAAAAATACTCCTAGTCCCATGTCTATTATATACATATTAATATATTATACCTTAAAATGTGTTAAAAAAGAAGTTGAAAGAAGGAGCTGTGCACTAAATATTAGTAGGACAGCTCTTTGAAATAGTGTTGATAGGTTGTAATAAAGATGGTATTTTATTGTTAGGAGTGGAAATCAAAATTAAAAACTATTTATTTACAACACTAAACCATATTACTTTCCAAGCTATTTGCGAACTTAATTGAAAAAACGTAAATGGTTTATGACTTCTAAAAAAGCAACAAAAATAAGGTTGTAAGAAACTGTTGTTTTAGAGTATATAAACTTAAGTATTTCAAGGCCATCCTTTTCACTTGTCGTATCACAACATTCGGTAAGTACTGTAGTGATACATGTTCAATATTATATCAAATCTCTAATGTATAAGCCGGACATCATGATAATGGCAATGTAAACGTTTTAATTAACTAGATTTATTTATCGAATCGATATGATTAATAGTTTTGATAAGGCTAATCTAGTTCTTTAATAAGTAACAATCGATGCAATCAACTCAAATCTTTAATTATATATGCAAAGGATTACAGTTGTATTTGCATTGATATTACTCGTTTGAAAATGTACATGAGGTAAAAGTATTTATTGAGTATGGGATTTGCTATAGTTTTTTACAAAATATTATACATTTTTAAAAGGGGAGGAATTAATGTGAAGAAAAAACTAATTGCAGCTCTACTGGTAGGTTTATTAGTAACCTCAGCCGCAGGATGTAGCTCAAAATCTCCAGCGGACAGCAAAGAGGAGAAACCAACAACAGCACAACCTACAGAGCTTGCAGCTGCTGATGTAGCAGAACAAGGCTTTGACTACTATGATGGAGCTATGCAGTACAAAGATGTCGTTGCTAAACTAGGACCAATTCCAATACTAGACAAAGAGATCAAACTTGGTTATGTTTGTAAAGCTTTTGAAAATGAGTTTTGGAGAATGCAGAAAGAAGGTGCAGAAGCAGCTGTTAAGCCTTTAAATGATCTTGGAATAAAATATTCAATTGATGTTCGAGCAGCTCAAGGCGAAACAGATGAACAAGGTCAGCTTGCTGTGCTTAATGACATGATAAATAAAGAATATGACGGTATACTTTTATCACCTATCTCTGAGGGAAATCTAGTACCAGGTATTGAAAATGCCCTTAAATCTGATATTTCTATGACCGTTGTAAATGATGCTTTTATGCCACACATTGGTGTTACTGTTGGAGCATGGCATCTCGAAGCTGCTGAACTTGCGGCAGAGTGGGTAAATGATAAGATAGGCGGAGAAGGTCAAGTAGCTATAGTGCAAGGTCTTCCAAAGGCTCCTCCTGCAAGAACAAGAACTGAAGGGTTCAAGAACTGGTTTACAGAGAATAGTCCGAATGTAGAAGTTGTTGCTATACAAAATGCTGATTGGGATCGTATGAAGGCAAAAGAAACAGTAGATATCTGGATGAAACAATATCCTGATCTTAAGGCTATCTACGCAAATAATGATACGATGGCAATGGGTGCCCTTGAAGCTGTAAAAGCTGCAGGAAAATTAGATCAAGTTCTTGTTGTAGGAACGGATGGTACAAGCGAAGCTCGTAAATCTATTAAAGATGGTGAGTTAGCTGCAACAGTTGACTCATTCCCATATTATATGTCACAAATCGGAACTGAAATGTTAGTCAGAAAGATGGCTGGTCAAGATGTTCCTAAAGTAGTGTACTCTCCACAAGCTGTTATTGACAAAGCAAATGTTGATGTTCCAGCTGAAGAGATTATTGGTTGGACTGGGTTCCTAGCGAAATAATTTTTATCAACATTGTCCGGGACAGTTTCTAAATAACTGTTCCGGACATACTTTTAACGTAGAAGGGGGAGCTAGCTGTGGAAAATTATATAGAATTTCAAAATATAACAAAGATATTTCCAGGACACAGAGCACTTAATGATGTTTCCTTTAATATCTGTAAAGGTGAAATTCATGCTTTGTTAGGTGAAAATGGAGCAGGTAAATCTACTTTGCTTAATATACTTCATGGAATGTTTCCAGCAACAGAGGGAAAAGTATTTATCAATTCAGAAGAAATCAATTATAAAAGTGCATTTGATGCAATTCAAAATGGAGTTGTAAAGGTACATCAAGAAATTAATATAGTACCTGAGTTAACTGTAGCACAGAATATGATGTTGGGCAGTGAAATTACAAAGCAGGGGTTATTTTTAAATAAAGAACAGATGGTACAAGAAACGCAAGAACTTCTAGATAAGTTAGGATGTAATTTTTCTGCAAAGGAAAAAATGAAAAATTTAAGTACTGGTAAAAAACAGATGGTTCAAATTGCTAAGGCGTTATACTTAAATGCTAAGATAATCTCTTTTGACGAACCTACTGCATCGCTTAGTGATGGCGAAGTTAGGACACTTTTTCAAATTATTAATGAGCTCAAGGCAAATGGCATAACGATTATATACATTAGTCATAAACTAGATGAAATATTTGAGATATGTGATCGAGCGACTGTTCTACGGGATGGCGAATACATTACAACATTAAATATGAAAGAAACCACAGAGGATGAGTTAATCCGCAACATGGTCGGTAGAGATGTTGCCATGTTTGGGCAAAGGATTAAGCCATCCCGTGTTGAAAAGGATAATATAGTTCTTAAGGTAGAGAATTTAAGTGGATCTTCAGGGTTTAATAATATTAACTTTGAATTAAGGAAAGGTGAAATTTTAGGTTTTTTTGGACTTGTGGGAGCTATGCGGACAGAGGTAATGCGAGTGATTTTTGGTGCTGATCAAGCAACGAGCGGAACAATATATCTTAATGGCAAAAAACTAGACAATACCTCACCATCTGCATGTGTAAAAGCAGGTATTGGATTAATTTCGGAGAATAGAAAAGAAGAAGGTTTTGTAAAAAATCTTAACAACGCAAATAATATCGCATTAGCTTCTATACATAAATATATGAATGGCATCTTCGTTAGTAAATCCATGAAGGAAAAAAACGCAGTTAAAGTTGGTGAGAGAGTTAAATTAAATCCGAATAATCCTAATTTTATGACATCAAATCTCTCCGGTGGAAATGCTCAGAAGGTAATACTAGGAAAATGGTTGTCTACTAACGCAGACGTTTTGATTATGGATGAACCTACTAAGGGAATCGATATTGGAGCAAAGGCAGAAATATATAAACTTATGGAGGAATTGCTTGAGGAAGGAAAATCTATCATCATGATTTCATCAGAGCTTACTGAAGCCATGGGTATGAGCGATAGAATTATAGTTATGCGAGAAGGGGCCATTGTTGCCGAGTTTGATAGGAATGAATTTGCTGAAGAGAACATTATCACTTACGCACTGGGAGGAAAGAAAAATGAAGCAATTATTGAAAGATAATAGTAGAGAGTTGAGTGTTGTAGTCGCGATTGTCCTTATGTTTCTTATCTTTGGAACTATAGAACCTATTTATTTATCAGCTAACAATATAAGAGATATTATTGAACAGGCGACAATTTATGGACTAATGGGTATCGGTATCACAGGTGTCATTATAACTGGAGGGATAGATCTTTCAGTAGGTTCTGTTCTCGCACTGGTAGGGGCTGTAGTTGCCCAAATGACTGTAGCGGGTGTACATCCTATTATTTGTATTATAATTGGTCTTGCTTTTGGTTTTACACTAGGTACTATCAATGGGATTTTAATTGCTAAGCTTGGCCTTCAGCCTTTTATCGCAACAATGGGTACAATGTCAATTTATAGAGGTCTTGCTTATGTTGTAACAAAAGGCTACCCTGTATTAGGCGTTCCGGATACATATAGAAAATTAGTGGATGGAGAGTTAATACCTTATATTCGCGTTTCAGTAATTATTTTCTTTCTGTTTGCAGTATTCATGTATGTTGTTCTAAAAAAGACAAAATTAGGGACATATGTTCACTCTATAGGAGGAAATGAAGAAGCTACTAGACTTTCGGGTGTAAAGGTAGATAAATATAAAACATTAATTTATGGTCTTGCCATGCTAGGTACAGCACTCGCAGCAATGATACAGATAGGTAAGCTAGGTACTGGAGACCCAACAACTGGGCAGGGATATGAACTAAATGCTATTGCTGCAGCTGCAATAGGAGGAACTAGTATGGCAGGGGGACGCGGAACGATACATGGAACTGTGTTAGGGGCAATTCTATTTGCAGGTCTAAAAGTAGGGTTGATTGTTATGGGAGTAGATACTTTTTATCAGTATATTGCAACAGGTTTAGTTATCGCTATTGCTTCATATATAGAAGTCGTGCAGACTAAATTATCTAGTAAACCTAAATTATCTACAAAATTTGAAAGCAAAAGTGAAGCTTAAGATGACAAAGTGTAAGAACCGTAATGATGAGTAAATATTAAAAATGTTGCAAAAATAAAATTATTATATTAACTGTTAGTTTATTAATGCACCGGATCAGAGGTGATTACTATTAGCAATAGAAGTGTATTAAACCGTAGAAATATAATCCTTAAAAGGCTGAATAAGGATGGAAGAATTTTAATTGGGGAATTAGCCTCATCCCTAAAAGTTTCTAATGAAACGATTCGTAAAGATTTAATTGCTATGGAGCAGCAAGGTTTTCTTAGGAGAGAGCATGGATCTGCTGTACTAGCATCAGAAAGTGATGAAGAAGCAATTGAATTTAGAAATATGGATAATCTCCGGGTGAAAAATAGAATTGCAAAAGAGGCACTCAAATATATTCCACAATCGGATTCTACCGTTATTGCAATAGATGCTGGAAGTACTACGTGGTGTTTAGCAAGATTATTAGCTCAGAGAAGTAGACAAAATATAATTACAAGTTCTATCCCTGTAGCGGAACTTTTTAATAAGGATGTAAATAATGTTTACATGTTAGGTGGGCTTATGCGCCAAAAGGATAAATCAGTTTATGGTCAATGGGCACTAAATTGTATTAATAGCGTAGGTATTTCAGTAGCAGTACTTGGTTCAGGAGGAACTAAGAGCATGGATGGTCTATGTGCAGTAACCTTTGATGATGCGAAACTAAAGAAAGCGATGATTCGGAATAGTGAACTTTCAATTGCTCTCCTAGACAGTACTAAATTTCAAAAGCGATCCATGGTGGAGGCCGCCAAATGGGAAGAAATTGATTATGTGATTACAGATAGCGATATTGAGGAAGAAGTACGAGAAAGATTATCAAAGAGAACGAACCTAATTATTGTATAAATAGGAAATGAGTTTATGGTAACTTCTAAGAGCTTGAATATATGACGAAAAAGGCCATGTATTCGAGCTTTATGTAAAATAAGTTATAAATTATACTGAATGCATGATATTAGGAATTTAAAAAAATGGGAGGATTTCATGTTTAATTTACCAGAGGACTTTATAAAGCACCCTGTATTTATCTCCGATATTAGAAAATTGTTTGAGAACTTAGATAACAATGAAAAACAGATTTTAGTTCTTCATTTAATCATTAATGAAAAAGGGGATTATCGTAATATAAACCTTAAACTACCCAAATTCGAGGAGGACAACAAGCAGTTATTAAACTTAGTTGAACGATATATCTTGGCAACATTGAATAATCTTTTAATCTCTTTTGGAGGAGTAAAACTTAAAATTTATCTAAATATGGACAATCAAGCCTTGATTTCGATTGTGAAAAATGCAGTTCATGAATTTAGTATTAATTCTAATGATAACAATAGAAAA
This genomic interval carries:
- a CDS encoding ribokinase, yielding MSTKIIVLGSINYDIVAKSTRLPNIGETVEGTSIDMYVGGKGSNQAVQSAMLGAQTFFIGSTGSDQQGIAVRNGISSKGVDIRYLYISSTHRTGCASIFIDSSGDNKLVYAPGSNKTITQDIVDAALKDIATAEVFITQNEINSDMVYYGLKKARAAGATTVLNPAPALPLDKIVFKLVDYITPNETESETYTGLLRSNMKLDDWARKNAEWFLERGVKNVCITMGEKGSYFYNGKEEIYLDAFKITPVDTTAAGDSFNGGFAYGIANKWPIQKCMELGNACGALASLTIGAQNSICSFDEVMNFLTNQRGKIT
- a CDS encoding substrate-binding domain-containing protein; the encoded protein is MKKKLIAALLVGLLVTSAAGCSSKSPADSKEEKPTTAQPTELAAADVAEQGFDYYDGAMQYKDVVAKLGPIPILDKEIKLGYVCKAFENEFWRMQKEGAEAAVKPLNDLGIKYSIDVRAAQGETDEQGQLAVLNDMINKEYDGILLSPISEGNLVPGIENALKSDISMTVVNDAFMPHIGVTVGAWHLEAAELAAEWVNDKIGGEGQVAIVQGLPKAPPARTRTEGFKNWFTENSPNVEVVAIQNADWDRMKAKETVDIWMKQYPDLKAIYANNDTMAMGALEAVKAAGKLDQVLVVGTDGTSEARKSIKDGELAATVDSFPYYMSQIGTEMLVRKMAGQDVPKVVYSPQAVIDKANVDVPAEEIIGWTGFLAK
- a CDS encoding sugar ABC transporter ATP-binding protein, with the protein product MENYIEFQNITKIFPGHRALNDVSFNICKGEIHALLGENGAGKSTLLNILHGMFPATEGKVFINSEEINYKSAFDAIQNGVVKVHQEINIVPELTVAQNMMLGSEITKQGLFLNKEQMVQETQELLDKLGCNFSAKEKMKNLSTGKKQMVQIAKALYLNAKIISFDEPTASLSDGEVRTLFQIINELKANGITIIYISHKLDEIFEICDRATVLRDGEYITTLNMKETTEDELIRNMVGRDVAMFGQRIKPSRVEKDNIVLKVENLSGSSGFNNINFELRKGEILGFFGLVGAMRTEVMRVIFGADQATSGTIYLNGKKLDNTSPSACVKAGIGLISENRKEEGFVKNLNNANNIALASIHKYMNGIFVSKSMKEKNAVKVGERVKLNPNNPNFMTSNLSGGNAQKVILGKWLSTNADVLIMDEPTKGIDIGAKAEIYKLMEELLEEGKSIIMISSELTEAMGMSDRIIVMREGAIVAEFDRNEFAEENIITYALGGKKNEAIIER
- a CDS encoding ABC transporter permease, yielding MKQLLKDNSRELSVVVAIVLMFLIFGTIEPIYLSANNIRDIIEQATIYGLMGIGITGVIITGGIDLSVGSVLALVGAVVAQMTVAGVHPIICIIIGLAFGFTLGTINGILIAKLGLQPFIATMGTMSIYRGLAYVVTKGYPVLGVPDTYRKLVDGELIPYIRVSVIIFFLFAVFMYVVLKKTKLGTYVHSIGGNEEATRLSGVKVDKYKTLIYGLAMLGTALAAMIQIGKLGTGDPTTGQGYELNAIAAAAIGGTSMAGGRGTIHGTVLGAILFAGLKVGLIVMGVDTFYQYIATGLVIAIASYIEVVQTKLSSKPKLSTKFESKSEA
- a CDS encoding DeoR/GlpR family DNA-binding transcription regulator encodes the protein MITISNRSVLNRRNIILKRLNKDGRILIGELASSLKVSNETIRKDLIAMEQQGFLRREHGSAVLASESDEEAIEFRNMDNLRVKNRIAKEALKYIPQSDSTVIAIDAGSTTWCLARLLAQRSRQNIITSSIPVAELFNKDVNNVYMLGGLMRQKDKSVYGQWALNCINSVGISVAVLGSGGTKSMDGLCAVTFDDAKLKKAMIRNSELSIALLDSTKFQKRSMVEAAKWEEIDYVITDSDIEEEVRERLSKRTNLIIV